From the Colletotrichum lupini chromosome 1, complete sequence genome, the window ACTTGAGGGGCGGTCTGGAATGGCTGAAATTGCTGCGGCTGCGGCTGCGGCTTTGCGGTAGACATGGCACCTTGGCTGGAGGACGCGGTTTATGCTTCTGCAGTTGGCGGAGGATGGAATGTAGCTCGACTTGTAAAGAGGTGTTCTGGACCTCTAATAGTCCAGTGGGAGTCTTAAGTACGCATCCCGAAGGTATGGGTCGAGTGCCCACTCTTCCTCGACGGCGAAATATGGCATTGAGATCCATCTTGGTGTTGCTGGATGATGACTGGCTGCATTGAACGTTGGAGAACAAAAGTTCCAAGGGGCATTGTCGATATTATAACGGTATATAAAGCCAGGTCTCATCGATTCCGTGAATCCAAATGCTCATAGGAGATTCGTTCACTACATTCCGGGAGATGAAAGCAAGAAAACCGGGCCCCTTTGAGGAGTGCATTCAAAACCTCAGGATGACTAGCCTTCAAACAAAGAAACGCTACACTCTAAAAGATATGCATGGTTATGAAATCTTACCTTGGATGGATTTCAATCCCCTTGTTGTCTTGAGGCATCAGCCTTTGACGTATACAGAGCATGACAGAAGCCACCGTTCCGTAGATAAGTGGACCAGTTTCAGAAGCGGAGACAAATGGAACTCTTTTAGGCAGGCTATGATTTATTTGAAATATGGTCTGAAGGTCATAGGTTTTCGTTTGCCtactaagtacctacctAGACAGCTTCGGGAAACGAATGGACCTTGCTCCAATGCTCCGTATGTGTGCTCTAATCTGGCCCCGTAGTTTCAATGATATGCAAGACCGTATCCTAGAATATGGCAATCCATTATTTGGGTTGACTCGAGGCAACTCCGCCCATCTTTACTTTCCTCGGTTCCGATGGCGTGTAAACAGTCCCGGAGGGCTCCGGGAAGGAAGCCCCACACACCGGCGCCGACTTGCATACACTTGCCGTGCCGAGTCCGTGCACCCGGGCGGAACGCACTCGTCCCCACAGCTAGAGAGCCAAAAAATCCGACAGGGGTCTCTGTCGGCCAATGGGCGAACCCTTAATCCGTCGCAATCGCGCATCGCCAAAATTTCGGGCCCCTACCAAGCTCTCCATTGCACCACCCAGCCCCAACCCGCAGCCTCTCACCAAGGCGTATCCACGACACCAACCAGCCGACGAAAGCAACAAGCGAAACACGAGAAGAGAGCCAATCGACCCCAAAACCAAGTCCAGCCTCAGCGCAAACCCCGACCGCACACCCGCGAATCCCCCCCCCCGAGCTCGGGCAATAGAGCCGACGACCAAAGCCCGCCCATCATGAGACCCTCACCCGTCCTCCAGGTGCTCAAGTACAGGCACCTGAAGCTGACGACCAAGGACGTCAACAAGGGCTTCTACAAGGGAAACCGGACGGGCGCCATGGGTCGCCACACAAAGTACGGAGGCTACGTGATCGAGTGGCACAAGGTGCGGACGTACGTCGTGCCGGAGGGCTTGAAGGATTTCAAGGTAAGGAGAGGACCGCGGGTACACCGAAAGGCGGATAGGAGACGGACGACTGCTCGATTCGCGGAATGCTGACGTGTCGGGTGTGTGCAGCTCACGCCCTTCGTCTCCGAGGCTGTGCGGCCCCTGAGGGGATCGTACCCCACGAAAGAAGGTCCCCGCGACCCCAAGCTCTACCTGGAGAACTGGAAGCAGGTGAACGGTGTGGATTAAGTGgggaggagagagagagagtctGCATGGCTGGATGACGAGGAGAAAgtcgaggagaagaagcgaGAATGGGAAGTGCAGCATTGGAATTTACTGCTGCTACGGAATAGGTGAAACAACCCGAGAAATAAGGGGCAGGATCACGTTCTCACCTCAAAACAAAAGTGTACAAGAGCTGTATATACCCTCGACGCTGTAACAATATGTAAAAAAAGACAAAGTCACATCCAACAAGCATTTTGCGCATATCCACGCGGAGGATGAGAGTTCGCGAAGACCCCAAGTGCGAGAGTACAAGCTTCCCCAAGGGAAACCATGACGATCAAGATTTGTACACACACTACGATTCAagcttcttatatactattttatctATACAGCAAACATCTCACACAGTCTGCTCCGACCCCCCGTGACCCACGACCTCCTTCCCCTTCCCCTTCGCAAGAGGCAGATCCTCCGCCGCCGTGACAAAGGTATCCAACGGCGGCCTCATACCCTCATTCTCCGTCGGGACTTGGGTGCTCGCCTGGGAAGCAGAAATCCCGTTCCCGTTGAGCTCCACCCCGTCAGTCGTCGCGCCCGTATCCGACCGGTTCAGCTGCGGCATGGGACTGATGGGCCGACTGTCGGCGCCCGACATGAGCGTCACCATGCTCGCCGTCTCGGCGTCCTTCTTGCCGAGACTAAACGGCAGCGCGATGCCGTCGAGGAAGGGCCGCTTGCCCGCGACGCCGGTGCCGCCGGGGACGAAATCTGGGCTCAGGTGATTcccgtcggcggcggcggcggcggcggcggcggcggcctgCTCGTTGTGCTTCTCTTGTTCTTTCCTCTTCTCGATGAGGGCTGCTACCggtgtcgtcgtcgtctcttCAACTGCCGTGGTCTGAGACTCTTCCATCTGCGTGGAAGCCGGcgtctcctcctcttccgtcTGATGCTCGTCCCGGACGAACCGCCGCTTGCTGCCCGTAGGCGAGCCGAGGGGCGCCGGATCCTGGTGCTCGATATCCTCAAAGGACCTGGCTCCCTCGCCGCCCCTGGGCGAAGTCTGCTGAGACTCCCGAGTTTGCTGCGACGTCCtgccggcggcggtggcggcgaCGGCATCAGAGTCGGCCTTCTTTTCTCttttcgtcgtcgtctcgtCGTGCCTGGAGCCCCAGAGCGACCACAGCGCCAGACCGATACTCTTGGTCTTCTTCCTGTCCACCAGCTCATCCGACGCCTTTCGTCGACCGGCCAGCGCCGTGGGCGGCGGCTGCTCGCCGTCGCCGAAGTCCATGTACCCGTCCGCCAGGTCCCTGATGATGCTCTTGTGGACCTTTGCTTTCGCGCTCGAGAACTTCTTGTCAAAGGTGGCTTTGGTGTCGAGCCACCGCCTCACGGGCGTGGGCCTGACGACGCCGACCTCCTCCGACTTCATGACGCAGCCGTCCAGCTCGGATTCGGGCGGGAGGTCGGAGACGACGCCGCGCGTGGAGATCTTTTGGCGGATCATGTGCTTCTTGAAGGGCGGCAACGGCATGCCCGCCTTGCCCACCAGCTCGGGAGGCTGCCCCCCGCCGGCGTTGTTCTCCGTCTGGTTCTCCTCTTTATCCGAATCCGAGGTGGAGCTGGAAGAAATCGTGGAaatgtcgtcgtcgtccagGATCTCAATCTCCGTCTGCTGCGCCCTCGCCAGCGCCCAGGCGCCAAACTGCGCGACGGCGCGGTACATGTGCTTGGCCGGGCGTGTGAAGCTGAGTGTCGGGGCGACGTGGCAGAGGTCGTCCCAGACCTGGAGCTGCACGTCCGTCGGCTTGTACTGCTTCAGCTGCGCCAGCCCGGCGTCGTCGAGACCCGGCGGCGGGTACTTGGCGGGGTTCGCGCACTTGTGTGCCACGTAGATTTGCTCGTCGCGGAGGACCTCGCCGCCGCCCACCATGATGAGGAGCGGCGGGAGGCCGCCCAGCGTCGGTTGCATTACCGGGCTGACCATGGGATGTGAGAGTAAGGCATTGGTCGTGTACATCTGGAAAGGGCTATTAGTATATCATGTGAGTGGAGGAAGCTCCCCTAAGAAGACTTACTTGGATTTGGTCCTTGACTGTGGTAAGCTTCCCGTCAATGGTGACGGAAAGCTGCAAGGCCGTCTTTGTGGGGTCCGCGTTACCAGAAGAGTCAGAGGTGCCCCCCAGCGTCTCGTTGCCGTCGCCCAGCGCGATGGGCGCCGCCTGCTTCTTCTCGAGCGTGTTAAGCTTCGTGGCGCTCTTCTCCTTGCCCGCCCGCGCCTTGATGGCCTGCTCCCTCATCATCTCCATATCGTCCTCGTTCGGCGGCGGCCAGGCCCGGGATGGTTTGTGGTGGAAGCCGGACGAGGGGATGTAGTCCATCTGGTTATCTCCCGAGACGCTGGGGAACGAGTGCGTGAGGTCGACCCAGGGGCTGATGAGTACAGCTCCCGCGGGCAGGGGAATACCGCGGTCTCGCAGGATACACAGCATCGAGAGCACCATGCCGCCGCCGGCCGAGTCGCCGGCCAGGACGATCGTGGTGGGGTCCTGGACGGTGAGGAGGTAGAGGTAAGCGGCGAGACAATCCTGGAGGCCGCAAGGGAAAGGGAACTGCGGCGCGAGGCGGTACCGGGGCGCGAGGACCCTCGCCTTCAGCTTGCGGGCGTGCCGCTGCATCTGGTAGCGGTGCTCGTCGACGCTGCCGAAGAAGTAGGCGCCGCCGTGGACGTAGAGCATCACCCTCTTCGTCGCGCCGCCGTTCTTCTTGCGCTCGTGGTAGTCGGCGCGCATCTCGATCCACTCGGCCTTGAGGGGGCTCTGCGGCTTCCGCCACTTCCACCATTTGCAACCCCCTACGGCCCGTACGCCTCGGGGTCCCAGTTGGGCCTCGATCAGGCCGGCCGACTTCTCGAGCTCGGTCTCGGGGATCTCGACGTCTTCTACCTTGACCCATTGCGGGTGCGGGACCCATTGGGCTGTAAAGGCTTGGAGCTCCTCGACGGTGTGGTGGGAAGCGAACTCGAGGAAGGATCGGACGAGGTGCAGGCCTTCATCGTAGGATAAGTGGGAGTTTGGTCCTTGCTTTGAAGTTTTCCGATTGAGGTACTGTTGTGAGATTGAGAATTAGTCAATTGCACTTGCGTACATGGTCATTGAGCTGTAGCTATCGCGGTAGGGGTTGCATTGCGTATTCTGTGACGAAATAAATCCGGGGGAAGCTGGATTCAGGGACGACCTGACGCGGTTGTGAATAGGGGATTCGGGAGAGACTCACATGTGAAAAGAGGGTGGATACGACGGTTGGCGTGACCGCCAATGACACCGACGTGGTGTTCAGCTTCAACGGATTCATGATTTCTCTCTCGTGTTCAGTCCAGTCCAGTCCAGTCCAGCCCGGCCCTCAGATCAGAAACTGAAGGGAGCAACGGAATCCTCCTCCCCTTGGACGGTGGCGGGGGATCTCTTGGCTTTTGAAAGCTTCCTCCCCCTTTGACGAGTTGGTGGACGATCCTATATTGTTTGTGGAACAGACCATCATGTTCGCTTCGAGGGAGCCCGGAGCGGGAAGCACAGAAGAAGGCCGCAACCCTGAAACTTCCACACCCCAGAGGGCTAGAGCTCACTACCGGAATAGGGGACCGATGACATCACTTGCAGCGCCCAAGTGGATGAGCCAATGTCCGCTGGGCCTGGTCGACCGGCCGTAGCTTCATCGCCAGCTGCCGGGATCATGAATAATGAGCTGGTCTGGCTGCCAAGATATGCAGTGCTCTCTCAAGATGAGTTATTGAGATTTAAGCGACATTTCAGACGTAGGCAATTGAGCAGCTTGCACGTGAGGTCAGGTAACGAGGAAGGAAGCTCAGGTTCCTTTTCAGGTGTTTTCAGCTGCCCTGCCCGTACGGGGCCCTGGCACACACGCCTGGCTCACGCCTGGCTAGACCCGAAAGCGGGACCGGGATGGGGTGGGTGGCCGTGGAAAACCCCACACAGCACAACCGACAGTGCAAATCGTCGCATGCACTATCCACCCTACAGGGGAAgcgggaaaaaaaaaattgtGATCTGGATATTTGGCAACGAAAACTGTCACCGCACCCCGAGCCAGAATCTGCCCCTCCATAACGTTTTTGATACCCCGCGAAATAGCAGCATCACCAAACAATGGCGACCACCGCCCCCATCACGGCAGGCAAGTTCACGATCCAAACACGCTGATGCCCAACATCTCTCTACAACATTGAAAATCCTAACACCCGAAAATGTAGAGGCCTGCCAGTCAACCTTTGAGCAAGCCGTCGCCCTCTCCCTCCACATGTGGCCCGCCCTCACCCTCGCCGTCCAAAACCACTGGGGCGGCCCCGACTCCGCCGACAAACGAGACTGGTTCGCCGGCGCCGTCGCCGACATCTTCCCGACTTTCACAAAAATCACCGCCGCAGGCCAGGCGATGCCCGCCacggccgccgccgccgcagagGAGCCCGACACGGGCTACGTCGAGACCATGCTGCTGCAGGTCATGCTCGACGAGTTCGAGGTCAACGTCGACGACGAGACGGGCTACGACGTCGCCGAGCAGATTGTCAAGCTGCGCGCCGAGTGCGCCAAGGGAAACTTTGCCGCCGTCGACGAGCTGCGCACCAAGTGGGAGAGCCGCAAGGGCGCCAAGGTGGAGGGCttgtataaaaaggtcgagGCCGGCGACCAGGATACCGACTGGGAGGACGACGACAGccaagacgacgacgaggatgaTGTCGAGATGGACGATGCGCCTCAGCTTGTGCGTGCGCCAAAGGAGAAGCAGGAGCCCGAGGTCGACGAAGACGGTTTCACCACGGTCaccaagaagaagagatAAAGGATTTTGTCATATGagcaaaaaagaaaagaagcgaagacagagagagagaagaaatACCCCCTCCACCACCGCGACTTTGGTTTCTCCAAAAAGCAAATGCTTCACAAAGGAGCCCCGCGTGGCTGATGTACAAATGTCCgcataattaagagcttgcCATTCGAGCCAGAGAAAAAAAACCAATCCAAAAAACCCCATCCCAAATTCAACGCCAGTCAGCAAAATGTAGACGCTTATACTACTACTCCCAGTCATCGTCACTATCGTCGGCCTTGCGGGAGTCCTTGGGGCTGTTGGGGGCTTGGCTGGGGACGCCAGAGGTGGCACCGACAACGTCGTAGCTGGTGTCACTGTCGGCCTGGGACTTTTCGTCGTTGGACTTGCGTGACTCGGCAGGCTTCAGGGTGGAGGAGGTTTGGGCGGGAGGCTGGATGGTAGTGGAAGACTCGGCTGATGGCGGGCGGGCTTGCGTCTTCTCAGTCTTGGGAGCAGCGCCAGCAGCAGGGGCGGGAgtggcggcagcggcggtAGCAGGAGCAGGAGCAGTAGTTGTGGTGGCCTCATCATCGGAGTCATCATCCCAGCCAACTTCGTCCTCGGCAGAAGCAGCTGTGTCTAGTTAGCAAACAGTTGGGGCAATCTAAGATACCCTTCACTCACCCTTGAGCAAATCGCGTCTTCGGGTCTCGGCAGCCTCCAGACCATGTCTGAGGAAGTAGTATCTCTTCCAGAACTCAGCATAGGGAACCTGGTCGGGCACGAGCTTCTCCATCGTCGTTCGCAGTTCGGGGTACTTGTTCAGGTCGTCGCTAATCTCTGCCGTCTTCTTTTCCGCGTCAAACGTCTTGGCCCAGGTCGCGAATTCCTCCGTGGCAGGGTCCTTTGCGAAGCTCTCGGTGCTCGTGTGGATGACGTGCAGCTGGGCGTCTTGCCTCGAGGTGTGGATGACGCGCTTGCCCTGCGCGTCCTTGCTCTCGAACATGACGGCGCCGCCCTGGCTGTTGGCGTCGGTAGGCGGCGCGATGCTGACGGCCTCCTTGAGGAAGTTGCTGATATTGGTGCCGAAGCGGAGCAGAGCCTCGTCGGCGGCGTCCTCGGCCTTTTGCAGGTCCTTGAGCCGCTTGGCTGCCTCGGAGCGAAGCCTGGTGAGGTAGTTCTCGGAGCTGCTCATGGCGTCGTCGGAAGCTGCCAAGTCTCTGGTCTTTGTGGGCGTCGTCTGGCTGTCGGTCTCCTTGCTCTTGTCTCCGGAAGACTCATCTTGCGTCGTTGTGTTGACGGTGAGGGATCTCGTTCGGTTGATTATGGAGCTGAAGCCCTTGGACGCGTCCTGACCGAGCTCCGTCACCTCCTTGGAGGCTTCCTTGTAGACTTCTTGTCCCTAGCATCACCGGGTTAGCCGGCTCATTCCTGGATTCCCTTGGAGCTCTTGTATGATGTATCGCCTCACCTGCTTCACGGCACTTCCCAAGAAGCCACCGATGCGCATGCCCCAAGGACTGGACGAGATGGCCTTGTAGGCCTCCTGCAAGTCATCGTTCAAAGATGACTGCGGCTGGTCGGATTTGGTGTCCTTGGCGTCGCCATTCTTCTTATCGGCATCCTTGGGGAGCGAGTTCTCCTGGATGTGATCGTACGCCAGATCCATGGCAAGGGCGGCAGAATCCAAGCTCCTTAGAGTTGACGACGCTGGTGGTGTTTATTCGGGTGGCCTTTCGGGGGAAAAGCCTATCGCGAGGCTAAAGCTGTGGTCTTTTCGTGTGGAGTGGAGTTTGAGGCGAAGTCGTGTGATGTGTAGACAGTTGAGAGCTGCTGTGGGCGGGCGAATGATGTCTGGCTTCTGACATGAGGCTGCTCTTTCCCTTCCGTTTCCCCCTGACGGGCGGGGTGGTGGACGGCTGCATGGTGGTCAATGCGGGGAGACAACAGTACGTCCACGTGTGGATCCCCCGGCGCGGCCACTGCCGGAACCTCTTTCGTTTCTGTGGCCTTTTGCGGTCTTCCATTGCCTTTTGCACCGTGGAAATGCGAGAATCGCTTGCATCAAGGCATTCCATAAAGCATCTCTCGTGTCTCACCCGTGGTGCCGCCGCACCCGGGAGCCATGTATTTGCAGCGCACAGCACGACCATACGCAGCCGGATAACAATCAGCATATAAACGGTAGTTATGGAAACACTTCAAGGCGACCGTCAAGGTCATGGATAAGGCGGGACCTATGTTTCTGCACGAAGGGACCTGAAAGCGAACTTTTTTTTGAGTTGTTGGTCCGCCCCTACCTTAACCCCCGCGCCGGGGACGGAATGACCTCAGCGCCAGCGCCTCCCAACCGGGACGTTGCGGTCCCTTTTCCGGATTGCTCACCATGGAGCATGGAGGGCATGCGTGGGCACGCAACGGAGACGGCTGCGGGGATGGAATCCGGTCCCGTTGGTCTTATCTGGCTCCGTGGCGACTTGCAGCGGCGAGTGAAATACCTTGGGACAATATTCGTCTGATCGAACACTCTGTGCCGCCTCTTTGAATGGCGTGCTCCCAAAAACCCATGGTAGTAGTGGCAGTGACAATCTTCCATCGTATGAGGGATTGGCAGTGTGGCACGTTAGATACACGGCAGCTCTTTACATCCGTTCATTAGGCAAGAAGGTACGGCAGGCTCAAGTGATCCCTCGGCGATAGTGTGCAGTTTCGCCGCACCCGCCTGAGCCTCGCGCATCTCGCTCCTTCGTGCCCTCCACTCCGATGTAGTACCTAGGTGGAGGGGGAGGCCAAGCATATTCGCAAAGTCCCGAGACGCGCAGTGTGCAGTGTAAGCTTTTCGGGCGGAGTAGCGTCGGGTCTAGACGCCCTCTTAGGCTGTGGCGATTTATGCAAGGAAAAGAGATGTAAGCAGAACTGACCACTTCTGGTCCCTGGACCAACAGTTTTGCTAAGGACCGCACTGCGATACAACAATAGATGGATGTGGAAGGATGCGACGATGTGGGCCGTTAACAAGAGCTGTTGTCTCGTGCTTGTGCCGTAGGAGATGTGCGTTTCCTTTACGGATGCTTGTATGTAAATTCCTGTATCTTGTGATAGCAGGGCCGAAACGGTGGTATGGTTGCAGAGACGTGTTCGCAGTGTCATTTGTCACCCCAGCATTGACAGCAGTATTCGTTCTTCTACTTCGCGCAAGTTTTCCCCTTGCTACCCTTGGAGCGGCACGTCCCACGAGATGGGTTGCAAGACGATCTTTTGAATTATCAGATCTAGGCAGCCACTTGTTTGAGCATACGCCCGCTGCATGGGATCTTTTGCGTGAACGGCTAAACAAGGCCAAGACGGTCTCGCGGCGAGCAAAGAATAGAGTTCCAGCCAGTCATCCCCGGTTTCCAAGGGACGGTACCTCAGAAAAGCGTAAAGTAGTGTACCTTTCTTTAGGTGTAGCTGCCAAGCTGGGTCAGAGTAGGGGAAGCGTAAGCCTCGACATGGGCTTCGCCTGTTGCGCCGGACGCACTCGGGGTTTGAACGGGGCTTACAGCGGGATAGCAGACTATCTTGGCAGATGTATCTGAATGACGGATCGACGGCTGTAGAGTCGTAGACGCTACCACGGCTACCTCCGGCGGATATGGATATATGCCGGACTTACAGCGACCTGCAGAGGCTGTGCGGCACGAAGCGGCTGCATAGGTAGCAAGCTCCCCAACTGCAGTGAACACTGGAGCAGAGTCTGACTACGCAGTACGGTGACAGGTGCGTAGGATGGCCCTGACTCATATCCAGCAGGGCGGGCGCGCCGTTTGAAGAATTGGCAGCCGGGTCTGGTTAGTGTCTTGGACGTTACGGGGAGAGAGGACCCATTTCCCATGGAAGATTGCAGTCGAGGCCAGCAGGCGGAGCTCGCCCTTGGCACTTGGCCGATGACAGGCTGTTACCCGCCACTCGCATTGTTACGCAGAAAGTGCTATACCCACGTCATGGGACAGATTGGGCGAATTTGGTATGGGCGAGTTCTGGCTGAATGGTGGCCGTTATGTTGTGGTGAGATACCGGGACGGCCTGGGCTCAGAACCTGCAGACTCGCGATGAATTCGATTGGCAACATCGGATGGGATTTGCTGGACTGAAGTCGGCCCTCGGTTGGATAATGTCCGTCCGTTGGGACCTCCACTGTCTGTGTAAG encodes:
- a CDS encoding pre-rRNA-processing protein TSR2; its protein translation is MWPALTLAVQNHWGGPDSADKRDWFAGAVADIFPTFTKITAAGQAMPATAAAAAEEPDTGYVETMLLQVMLDEFEVNVDDETGYDVAEQIVKLRAECAKGNFAAVDELRTKWESRKGAKVEGLYKKVEAGDQDTDWEDDDSQDDDEDDVEMDDAPQLVRAPKEKQEPEVDEDGFTTVTKKKR
- a CDS encoding BSD domain-containing protein yields the protein MEDRKRPQKRKRFRQWPRRGIHTWTYCCLPALTTMQPSTTPPVRGKRKGKSSLMSEARHHSPAHSSSQLLDSAALAMDLAYDHIQENSLPKDADKKNGDAKDTKSDQPQSSLNDDLQEAYKAISSSPWGMRIGGFLGSAVKQGQEVYKEASKEVTELGQDASKGFSSIINRTRSLTVNTTTQDESSGDKSKETDSQTTPTKTRDLAASDDAMSSSENYLTRLRSEAAKRLKDLQKAEDAADEALLRFGTNISNFLKEAVSIAPPTDANSQGGAVMFESKDAQGKRVIHTSRQDAQLHVIHTSTESFAKDPATEEFATWAKTFDAEKKTAEISDDLNKYPELRTTMEKLVPDQVPYAEFWKRYYFLRHGLEAAETRRRDLLKDTAASAEDEVGWDDDSDDEATTTTAPAPATAAAATPAPAAGAAPKTEKTQARPPSAESSTTIQPPAQTSSTLKPAESRKSNDEKSQADSDTSYDVVGATSGVPSQAPNSPKDSRKADDSDDDWE